A region from the Hydra vulgaris chromosome 08, alternate assembly HydraT2T_AEP genome encodes:
- the LOC136082934 gene encoding tigger transposable element-derived protein 4-like, producing MPMSLDYFTSAYQTKHTIAAGSATGEKLPMFVIGKSKNPRCFKHIKQLPCTYKNQLKSWMTGDLFTEWVMKLDSFFRAQDRKVALLVDNCSAHPHIERLSNINLIFFPPNNTSALQPMDQGVIRSLKAHYRHKIVRLCIKAVDNNEPMPKISILQAMKDLVSSWNAVSKETVINCFKKAGISKTNKSIEEADDDHSFKFLTEELNRLRELDPRAVQEDLSAESYIGLDCDVVTTGSLATDAEIIAQILDPNFENDDNEVEDSVDEAIDVEAPPRPSDIQLEIVFETIQNASLYSSKYGNEIQSLALKLEGLMKMEKMDNLKQYQITDFFQKL from the coding sequence atgccgATGAGTTTGGACTATTTTACCAGTGCCTACCAAACAAAACATACCATAGCAGCAGGGAGTGCAACGGGAGAAAAATTACCTATGTTTGTTATTGGAAAATCTAAAAACCCACGGTGTTTTAAGCACATTAAACAACTTCCTTGCACATataaaaatcagctaaaaagTTGGATGACCGGAGACCTTTTTACAGAATGGGTAATGAAACTTGACTCATTTTTTCGTGCTCAAGACAGGAAAGTAGCACTCCTGGTGGATAACTGTTCTGCCCACCCACACATTGAAAGGCTAAGCAACATCAATCTAATATTTTTCCCCCCTAACAACACATCTGCCCTTCAGCCCATGGATCAAGGCGTAATACGAAGTCTTAAAGCTCATTATCGTCACAAAATTGTGCGTTTGTGTATCAAGGCTGTCGATAATAACGAACCCATGCCAAAAATTTCTATACTTCAAGCAATGAAAGATCTTGTTTCTTCGTGGAATGCTGTGTCGAAGGAGACTGTCatcaactgctttaaaaaagctggtatcagcaaaacaaacaaGAGTATTGAAGAAGCTGATGATGatcattcttttaaatttttgacagaAGAACTTAACCGTTTGCGAGAGTTAGATCCTCGTGCCGTCCAAGAAGATCTCTCAGCGGAATCTTACATTGGTTTAGATTGCGATGTAGTAACCACCGGTTCACTTGCTACTGATGCTGAAATCATTGCTCAGATTTTAGACCCTAATTTTGAAAACGACGATAATGAAGTTGAAGATAGCGTTGACGAAGCTATTGACGTCGAAGCCCCGCCACGCCCATCTGATATTCAATtagaaattgtttttgaaacaaTTCAAAATGCTTCGCTATACAGCTCAAAATACGGAAATGAAATACAATCCCTAGCACTAAAACTTGAGGGTTTAATGAAGATGGAAAAGATGgataatttaaagcaatatcagataacagattttttccaaaagttgtag